The Humulus lupulus chromosome 7, drHumLupu1.1, whole genome shotgun sequence region CTTTGCGTGGATCGCGCACAGGTTGGTGTCTTCGAAGAGACCGACCAAGTAAGCCTCGGCAGCCTCTTGAAGAGCAGACACAGCGCTGGACTGGAACCGAAGATCGGTCTTGAAGTCCTGAGCGATTTCCCTCACCAATCTCTGGAATGGGAGCTTTCGGATCAAAAGCTCGGTACTCTTCTGGTACTTCCTGATCTCCCTCAAAGCCACTGTTCCGGGCCTGAA contains the following coding sequences:
- the LOC133790333 gene encoding histone H3.2: MARTKQTARKSTGGKAPRKQLATKAARKSAPATGGVKKPHRFRPGTVALREIRKYQKSTELLIRKLPFQRLVREIAQDFKTDLRFQSSAVSALQEAAEAYLVGLFEDTNLCAIHAKRVTIMPKDIQLARRIRGERA